A genomic stretch from Aedes albopictus strain Foshan chromosome 2, AalbF5, whole genome shotgun sequence includes:
- the LOC109622522 gene encoding NADH dehydrogenase [ubiquinone] 1 beta subcomplex subunit 7 produces the protein MGNYLSLYVTNPKGTPKPLTDPSFDANMGFPNGRKERVMIATEQEMEAAKLPLADRDYCAHKLIAYRACRADVWPWAYKCAHEKHDYLNCEYDDYINRMKEYEREKRLLQRKQRIEKKQAQELHA, from the exons ATGGGCAACTATTTATCGCTCTACGTAACCAACCCGAAGGGAACTCCGAAGCCCCTAACGGACCCTTCCTTCGATGCGAATATGGGTTTCCCGAACGGCCGGAAAGAAAGAG TGATGATTGCCACCGAACAGGAAATGGAAGCCGCCAAACTGCCACTGGCCGATCGGGATTACTGTGCCCACAAGCTGATCGCCTATCGTGCCTGCCGAGCGGACGTTTGGCCGTGGGCGTACAAGTGTGCCCACGAAAAGCACGATTATCTCAACTGTGAATACGATGA ctACATCAACCGAATGAAGGAATACGAACGCGAGAAGCGATTGCTCCAGAGAAAGCAGAGAATCGAAAAGAAGCAAGCCCAAGAACTGCACGCTTGA
- the LOC109622521 gene encoding protein PBDC1, with product MDVLSRPADEFVNDGMVEELWAMKAVEHAEVHFNLLCSVDPRQLHLTPYDNEIYEEFRKQFPDMNVAVVDENELKSADGKAKWRTYMEKFNRLEDYSYGTLLRASASEEFHPENAILVVRIQFWAIEIARNREGHNDCIREKFKSRSKKEE from the coding sequence ATGGACGTACTTTCGCGCCCGGCAGATGAGTTCGTGAACGATGGCATGGTGGAGGAGCTGTGGGCAATGAAAGCCGTCGAGCACGCCGAGGTACACTTCAATCTACTGTGCAGCGTAGACCCGCGCCAGCTGCACCTCACCCCATACGACAACGAAATTTACGAAGAGTTCCGCAAGCAGTTCCCCGACATGAACGTGGCCGTGGTGGACGAGAACGAACTGAAGAGCGCCGACGGCAAAGCCAAATGGCGAACGTACATGGAGAAGTTTAACCGCCTGGAGGACTACAGCTACGGGACGCTGTTGAGGGCCAGTGCTAGCGAGGAATTCCACCCGGAGAACGCCATTCTGGTGGTGAGGATTCAGTTCTGGGCGATCGAAATCGCGCGGAATCGAGAGGGACACAACGACTGCATCCGGGAGAAGTTCAAGAGCCGCAGTAAAAAGGAGGAATAA